One Gadus morhua chromosome 1, gadMor3.0, whole genome shotgun sequence DNA segment encodes these proteins:
- the nadka gene encoding NAD kinase isoform X2, which produces MLGQGQSFLHAPRCPPAHHMKPDMKVARCVSQDIPRDINNNESKWHIQDPASQRLTWNKPPKSVLVIKKIRDAGLLQPFKELCTFLTEVKSMIVYVERKVLEDPAIAGDDAFRTTMNKFCTFRDDLDDISNYVDFIICLGGDGTLLYASSLFQESVPPVMAFHLGSLGFLTPFNFDTYQSQLNQVIEGNVSIVLRSRLRVRVQKDSREKRAKVEENGVILTNGDGEGMHKAAQYQVLNEVVVDRGPSSYLSNVDLFLDGHLITTVQGDGVIVSTPTGSTAYAVAAGASMIHPNVPAIMITPICPHSLSFRPIVVPAGVELKVMLSSEARNTAWVSFDGRKRQEICHGDSITITTSCFPVPSICFRDPVTDWFESLAQCLHWNVRKKQHHLTSEEEEF; this is translated from the exons ATGCTGGGCCAAGGCCAGTCTTTCCTACATGCTCCCCGCTGTCCCCCTGCTCATCACATGAAGCCAGACATGAAAGTGGCGCGGTGTGTAAGCCAAGACATCCCCAGGGACATCAACAACAATGAGTCGAAATG GCACATCCAGGACCCGGCCAGCCAGAGACTCACATGGAACAAGCCTCCCAAAAGTGTCCTTGTCATCAAGAAGATCCGCGACGCAGGTCTTCTCCAGCCATTCAAGGAGCTGTGTACCTTCCTCACCGAG GTGAAGAGCATGATTGTTTACGTGGAGAGAAAAGTTCTAGAGGACCCTGCCATCGCAGGCGATGACGCCTTCCGGACCACCATGAACAAATTCTGCACATTCCGTGACG ATCTGGACGATATCTCCAACTACGTGGACTTCATCATCTGTCTCGGTGGCGATGGGACCTTGCTGTACGCCTCCTCACTTTTCCAG GAGAGTGTTCCCCCAGTTATGGCCTTCCACCTGGGCTCTCTTGGCTTCCTCACCCCCTTCAACTTCGACACATACCAGTCTCAGCTCAACCAAGTCATCGAGg ggaacGTGTCTATCGTGCTGCGCAGTCggctgcgtgtgcgcgtgcagaAGGACAGCCGGGAGAAGAGGGcgaaggtggaggagaacgGAGTCATCCTCACCAACGGGGATGGAGAAGGCATGCACAAGGCCGCACAGTACCAG GTTCTGAACGAGGTGGTAGTGGACCGGGGGCCCTCCTCCTACCTCTCCAACGTGGACCTCTTCCTGGACGGACACCTCATCACCACCGTTCAGGGGGACG gcgtGATCGTCTCCACGCCGACGGGCAGCACGGCATACGCGGTGGCGGCGGGCGCCTCCATGATCCACCCCAACGTCCCGGCCATCATGATCACCCCCATCTGCCCGCACTCGCTCTCCTTCAGGCCCATCGTGGTACCGGCCGGCGTGGAGCTCAAG gtCATGCTGTCCAGCGAGGCGCGGAACACTGCCTGGGTGTCGTTCGACGGCCGGAAGAGACAGGAGATCTGCCACGGGGACAG TATCACCATCACCACTTCCTGCTTCCCGGTTCCCTCCATCTGCTTCCGGGACCCGGTCACGGACTGGTTCGAGAGCCTGGCTCAATGTTTACACTGGAACGTGAGGAAGAAGCAGCACCACCTCAcctctgaggaagaggagttcTGA
- the nadka gene encoding NAD kinase isoform X4, producing the protein MLHNPNTIMHIQDPASQRLTWNKPPKSVLVIKKIRDAGLLQPFKELCTFLTEVKSMIVYVERKVLEDPAIAGDDAFRTTMNKFCTFRDDLDDISNYVDFIICLGGDGTLLYASSLFQESVPPVMAFHLGSLGFLTPFNFDTYQSQLNQVIEGNVSIVLRSRLRVRVQKDSREKRAKVEENGVILTNGDGEGMHKAAQYQVLNEVVVDRGPSSYLSNVDLFLDGHLITTVQGDGVIVSTPTGSTAYAVAAGASMIHPNVPAIMITPICPHSLSFRPIVVPAGVELKVMLSSEARNTAWVSFDGRKRQEICHGDSITITTSCFPVPSICFRDPVTDWFESLAQCLHWNVRKKQHHLTSEEEEF; encoded by the exons ATGTTGCACAACCCCAACACCATCAT GCACATCCAGGACCCGGCCAGCCAGAGACTCACATGGAACAAGCCTCCCAAAAGTGTCCTTGTCATCAAGAAGATCCGCGACGCAGGTCTTCTCCAGCCATTCAAGGAGCTGTGTACCTTCCTCACCGAG GTGAAGAGCATGATTGTTTACGTGGAGAGAAAAGTTCTAGAGGACCCTGCCATCGCAGGCGATGACGCCTTCCGGACCACCATGAACAAATTCTGCACATTCCGTGACG ATCTGGACGATATCTCCAACTACGTGGACTTCATCATCTGTCTCGGTGGCGATGGGACCTTGCTGTACGCCTCCTCACTTTTCCAG GAGAGTGTTCCCCCAGTTATGGCCTTCCACCTGGGCTCTCTTGGCTTCCTCACCCCCTTCAACTTCGACACATACCAGTCTCAGCTCAACCAAGTCATCGAGg ggaacGTGTCTATCGTGCTGCGCAGTCggctgcgtgtgcgcgtgcagaAGGACAGCCGGGAGAAGAGGGcgaaggtggaggagaacgGAGTCATCCTCACCAACGGGGATGGAGAAGGCATGCACAAGGCCGCACAGTACCAG GTTCTGAACGAGGTGGTAGTGGACCGGGGGCCCTCCTCCTACCTCTCCAACGTGGACCTCTTCCTGGACGGACACCTCATCACCACCGTTCAGGGGGACG gcgtGATCGTCTCCACGCCGACGGGCAGCACGGCATACGCGGTGGCGGCGGGCGCCTCCATGATCCACCCCAACGTCCCGGCCATCATGATCACCCCCATCTGCCCGCACTCGCTCTCCTTCAGGCCCATCGTGGTACCGGCCGGCGTGGAGCTCAAG gtCATGCTGTCCAGCGAGGCGCGGAACACTGCCTGGGTGTCGTTCGACGGCCGGAAGAGACAGGAGATCTGCCACGGGGACAG TATCACCATCACCACTTCCTGCTTCCCGGTTCCCTCCATCTGCTTCCGGGACCCGGTCACGGACTGGTTCGAGAGCCTGGCTCAATGTTTACACTGGAACGTGAGGAAGAAGCAGCACCACCTCAcctctgaggaagaggagttcTGA
- the nadka gene encoding NAD kinase isoform X1 yields the protein MDGGDEVEAVSYCCSTCDGGEGHGRTLSVHTRKPRSLSTSSSSDNRRTQSLHGPSPVTTFGPKACMLHNPNTIMHIQDPASQRLTWNKPPKSVLVIKKIRDAGLLQPFKELCTFLTEVKSMIVYVERKVLEDPAIAGDDAFRTTMNKFCTFRDDLDDISNYVDFIICLGGDGTLLYASSLFQESVPPVMAFHLGSLGFLTPFNFDTYQSQLNQVIEGNVSIVLRSRLRVRVQKDSREKRAKVEENGVILTNGDGEGMHKAAQYQVLNEVVVDRGPSSYLSNVDLFLDGHLITTVQGDGVIVSTPTGSTAYAVAAGASMIHPNVPAIMITPICPHSLSFRPIVVPAGVELKVMLSSEARNTAWVSFDGRKRQEICHGDSITITTSCFPVPSICFRDPVTDWFESLAQCLHWNVRKKQHHLTSEEEEF from the exons ATGGACGGCGGAGACGAGGTGGAGGCTGTCTCCTACTGCTGCTCCACCTGTGACGGCGGGGAGGGCCACGGTCGCACCCTGAGCGTCCACACCAGGAAGCCTCGCAGTctgagcacctcctcctcctccgacaaCAG gaGGACCCAGTCCCTGCATGGACCCAGCCCAGTGACCACCTTCGGCCCCAAGGCCTGTATGTTGCACAACCCCAACACCATCAT GCACATCCAGGACCCGGCCAGCCAGAGACTCACATGGAACAAGCCTCCCAAAAGTGTCCTTGTCATCAAGAAGATCCGCGACGCAGGTCTTCTCCAGCCATTCAAGGAGCTGTGTACCTTCCTCACCGAG GTGAAGAGCATGATTGTTTACGTGGAGAGAAAAGTTCTAGAGGACCCTGCCATCGCAGGCGATGACGCCTTCCGGACCACCATGAACAAATTCTGCACATTCCGTGACG ATCTGGACGATATCTCCAACTACGTGGACTTCATCATCTGTCTCGGTGGCGATGGGACCTTGCTGTACGCCTCCTCACTTTTCCAG GAGAGTGTTCCCCCAGTTATGGCCTTCCACCTGGGCTCTCTTGGCTTCCTCACCCCCTTCAACTTCGACACATACCAGTCTCAGCTCAACCAAGTCATCGAGg ggaacGTGTCTATCGTGCTGCGCAGTCggctgcgtgtgcgcgtgcagaAGGACAGCCGGGAGAAGAGGGcgaaggtggaggagaacgGAGTCATCCTCACCAACGGGGATGGAGAAGGCATGCACAAGGCCGCACAGTACCAG GTTCTGAACGAGGTGGTAGTGGACCGGGGGCCCTCCTCCTACCTCTCCAACGTGGACCTCTTCCTGGACGGACACCTCATCACCACCGTTCAGGGGGACG gcgtGATCGTCTCCACGCCGACGGGCAGCACGGCATACGCGGTGGCGGCGGGCGCCTCCATGATCCACCCCAACGTCCCGGCCATCATGATCACCCCCATCTGCCCGCACTCGCTCTCCTTCAGGCCCATCGTGGTACCGGCCGGCGTGGAGCTCAAG gtCATGCTGTCCAGCGAGGCGCGGAACACTGCCTGGGTGTCGTTCGACGGCCGGAAGAGACAGGAGATCTGCCACGGGGACAG TATCACCATCACCACTTCCTGCTTCCCGGTTCCCTCCATCTGCTTCCGGGACCCGGTCACGGACTGGTTCGAGAGCCTGGCTCAATGTTTACACTGGAACGTGAGGAAGAAGCAGCACCACCTCAcctctgaggaagaggagttcTGA
- the nadka gene encoding NAD kinase isoform X3, with protein MNPRSQLRRTQSLHGPSPVTTFGPKACMLHNPNTIMHIQDPASQRLTWNKPPKSVLVIKKIRDAGLLQPFKELCTFLTEVKSMIVYVERKVLEDPAIAGDDAFRTTMNKFCTFRDDLDDISNYVDFIICLGGDGTLLYASSLFQESVPPVMAFHLGSLGFLTPFNFDTYQSQLNQVIEGNVSIVLRSRLRVRVQKDSREKRAKVEENGVILTNGDGEGMHKAAQYQVLNEVVVDRGPSSYLSNVDLFLDGHLITTVQGDGVIVSTPTGSTAYAVAAGASMIHPNVPAIMITPICPHSLSFRPIVVPAGVELKVMLSSEARNTAWVSFDGRKRQEICHGDSITITTSCFPVPSICFRDPVTDWFESLAQCLHWNVRKKQHHLTSEEEEF; from the exons ATGAACCCACGTTCccagctcag gaGGACCCAGTCCCTGCATGGACCCAGCCCAGTGACCACCTTCGGCCCCAAGGCCTGTATGTTGCACAACCCCAACACCATCAT GCACATCCAGGACCCGGCCAGCCAGAGACTCACATGGAACAAGCCTCCCAAAAGTGTCCTTGTCATCAAGAAGATCCGCGACGCAGGTCTTCTCCAGCCATTCAAGGAGCTGTGTACCTTCCTCACCGAG GTGAAGAGCATGATTGTTTACGTGGAGAGAAAAGTTCTAGAGGACCCTGCCATCGCAGGCGATGACGCCTTCCGGACCACCATGAACAAATTCTGCACATTCCGTGACG ATCTGGACGATATCTCCAACTACGTGGACTTCATCATCTGTCTCGGTGGCGATGGGACCTTGCTGTACGCCTCCTCACTTTTCCAG GAGAGTGTTCCCCCAGTTATGGCCTTCCACCTGGGCTCTCTTGGCTTCCTCACCCCCTTCAACTTCGACACATACCAGTCTCAGCTCAACCAAGTCATCGAGg ggaacGTGTCTATCGTGCTGCGCAGTCggctgcgtgtgcgcgtgcagaAGGACAGCCGGGAGAAGAGGGcgaaggtggaggagaacgGAGTCATCCTCACCAACGGGGATGGAGAAGGCATGCACAAGGCCGCACAGTACCAG GTTCTGAACGAGGTGGTAGTGGACCGGGGGCCCTCCTCCTACCTCTCCAACGTGGACCTCTTCCTGGACGGACACCTCATCACCACCGTTCAGGGGGACG gcgtGATCGTCTCCACGCCGACGGGCAGCACGGCATACGCGGTGGCGGCGGGCGCCTCCATGATCCACCCCAACGTCCCGGCCATCATGATCACCCCCATCTGCCCGCACTCGCTCTCCTTCAGGCCCATCGTGGTACCGGCCGGCGTGGAGCTCAAG gtCATGCTGTCCAGCGAGGCGCGGAACACTGCCTGGGTGTCGTTCGACGGCCGGAAGAGACAGGAGATCTGCCACGGGGACAG TATCACCATCACCACTTCCTGCTTCCCGGTTCCCTCCATCTGCTTCCGGGACCCGGTCACGGACTGGTTCGAGAGCCTGGCTCAATGTTTACACTGGAACGTGAGGAAGAAGCAGCACCACCTCAcctctgaggaagaggagttcTGA
- the LOC115543720 gene encoding uncharacterized protein LOC115543720, with protein MDEIRPLLDNSPAEGADVPHLNLRPRHQELIPTPCGPIKPWAELSRAVQLYFCFTLASMCVLLGLTLASFCGQYDALLEQDLGVSLIQLVGILFCVYYVVRGVLQENRQELCAFLLSVLTLVLRSVLNYSLLPHQEQQHLMVRFVCILCVGVVHVVCTCLLIGAADRMAFRVGGALESVQERYFLLNLCFSMVTFDLQAQLCLCILMKSGSEATNLRDSILIGCALFWSCLTTAVGVVALLKEARVLVLVFLLLNIPEVAFFIYLMFTVISRWLADSDGPHTLEAASVVGALLSVGIKMALLGALGRLDKHFRQGLRPGEPGAAG; from the exons ATGGACGAGATAAG ACCGCTGTTGGACAACtcgccagcagagggcgctgatGTTCCACATCTGAACCTGAGGCCGAGGCACCAGGAGTTGATCCCGACACCATGCGGCCCG ATCAAGCCCTGGGCGGAGCTGAGCCGAGCGGTGCAGCTGTACTTCTGCTTCACGCTGGCCTCCATGTGCGTGCTGCTGGGCCTCACTCTGGCCAGCTTCTGCGGACAGTACGACGCCCTCCTGGAGCAAGACTTGGGTGTCTCCCTCATCCAGCTGGTGGGAATCT TGTTCTGCGTGTACTACGTGGTGCGGGGCGTACTgcaggagaacagacaggagcTGTGTGCCTTCCTACTGAGCGTGCTCACTCTGGTCCTCCGCTCAGTGCTCAACTACAGCCTCCTGCCgcaccaggagcagcagcatctaatg GTGAGGTTTGTGTGCAtactgtgtgtgggcgtggtcCACGTCGTCTGCACCTGCCTCCTCATCGGCGCGGCTGATAGGATGGCCTTTCGCGTGGGCGGGGCCTTGGAGAGCGTCCAAGAGCGGTACTTCCTGCTAAACCTGTGCTTCTCcatggtgacctttgacctgcaaGCTCAG CTGTGCTTGTGTATCTTGATGAAATCGGGGAGCGAAGCCACGAACCTCAGGGACAGCATTCTGATCGGCTGCGCCCTCTTCTGGTCATGTCTCACTACTGCAGTCGGCGTGGTTGCT CTTTTGAAAGAAGCCAGAGTCTTGGTTTTGGTATTCCTCCTCCTGAACATTCCAGAAGTGGCCTTTTTCATCTATCTCATGTTCACG gtcatcAGCAGGTGGCTGGCAGACAGCGACGGCCCCCACACGCTGGAGGCTGCCAGCGTGGTGGGGGCCCTGCTCTCCGTGGGGATCAAGATGGCGCTCCTGGGGGCCCTCGGCCGTCTGGACAAGCACTTCCGTCAGGGCCTGAGGCCTGGGGAGCCTGGAGCTGCCGGCTGA